A stretch of the Xiphophorus couchianus chromosome 15, X_couchianus-1.0, whole genome shotgun sequence genome encodes the following:
- the tram2 gene encoding translocating chain-associated membrane protein 2 isoform X1 translates to MAFRRRNKSYPFFSQEFLIQNHADIVFSLVIFILIGLMFEATAKTAILFIQPQYNITTLSLEGEVTTYHYGWKDCATILFYFFITIILHAVVQEYLLDKVNRRLHLSKSKNTKFNESGQLGVFHLVSSVWSFYILITEGYLLHPSSLWENYPHLHLRFQVKFFYLTQLAYWLHALPELYFQKVRKEEIPRQLQYICLYLLHISVAYLLNLSRVGLVLLFLQYVSELGFHIARLLYFTDENHQKMFDLWAVSFVFTRMATLTLMFLAVGFGLARCENQGLDIEMGNFNTLLIRMTVLLVVCLTQSWLLWKFIRFQLRRWREFRHEQAVRKKATAKQPVRQLKRDTFGYHENGVLKAENGVSPRTKKLKSP, encoded by the exons ATGGCATTTCGCCGGAGAAACAAGAGCTACCCGTTCTTCAGCCAGGAGTTTCTCATCCAGAACCATGCCGACATCGTGTTCAGCCTGGTGATTTTCATTCTGATCGGGCTGATGTTTGAG GCAACAGCAAAGACAGCCATACTCTTTATTCAGCCCCAGTACAACATCACCACACTATCACTAG AGGGAGAGGTGACTACGTATCATTATGGATGGAAGGACTGTGCCACCATCCTCTTCTATTTCTTCATCACTATCATCCTCCATGCTGTAGTTCAGGAGTATCTTCTGGAT AAAGTGAACCGCCGCCTTCACCTGTCCAAGAGCAAAAACACCAAGTTTAATGAGTCAGGTCAGCTGGGTGTGTTCCATTTAGTGTCGAGTGTGTGGAGTTTCTACATCCTCATTACA GAAGGATATCTTCTGCACCCCAGCAGCCTTTGGGAGAACTACCCGCATTTACACCTCAG GTTTCAGGTGAAGTTTTTCTACCTCACTCAGCTGGCCTACTGGCTCCACGCTCTGCCGGAGCTCTACTTCCAGAAAGTACGCAAG GAGGAGATTCCACGTCAGCTGCAGTACATCTGCCTTTATCTGCTGCACATCTCTGTAGCTTATTTGTTAAA TTTGAGCCGTGTGGGTCTGGTGCTCCTTTTTCTCCAGTACGTGTCAGAACTGGGCTTCCACATTGCCAGACTCCTGTACTTCACTGATGAGAATCATCAGAAAAT GTTTGATCTGTGGGCGGTGAGCTTCGTGTTTACACGGATGGCCACTCTGACCCTGATGTTCCTCGCCGTGGGCTTTGGTTTGGCCCGCTGTGAGAACCAGGGGCTGGACATAGAGATGGGGAACTTCAACACTCTTCTGATAAG GATGACAGTTCTACTGGTGGTTTGTTTGACTCAATCTTGGCTCCTCTGGAAGTTTATCCGCTTCCAGCTGAGGCGCTGGCGGGAGTTCAGACACGAACAAGCCGTCCGCAAGAAGGCTACCGCAAAACAACCCGTACGGCAATTAAAGAGGGACACAT TTGGTTATCATGAGAACGGAGTGCTTAAAGCTGAGAATGGCGTCTCACCACGGACAAAGAAGCTCAAATCCCCCTGA
- the tram2 gene encoding translocating chain-associated membrane protein 2 isoform X2 translates to MVHGGAVSPSTLLKPSCPHLRATAKTAILFIQPQYNITTLSLEGEVTTYHYGWKDCATILFYFFITIILHAVVQEYLLDKVNRRLHLSKSKNTKFNESGQLGVFHLVSSVWSFYILITEGYLLHPSSLWENYPHLHLRFQVKFFYLTQLAYWLHALPELYFQKVRKEEIPRQLQYICLYLLHISVAYLLNLSRVGLVLLFLQYVSELGFHIARLLYFTDENHQKMFDLWAVSFVFTRMATLTLMFLAVGFGLARCENQGLDIEMGNFNTLLIRMTVLLVVCLTQSWLLWKFIRFQLRRWREFRHEQAVRKKATAKQPVRQLKRDTFGYHENGVLKAENGVSPRTKKLKSP, encoded by the exons ATGGTTCATGGTGGAGCTGTTTCTCCTAGCACCCTGCTAAAGCCATCATGTCCCCACCTCCGG GCAACAGCAAAGACAGCCATACTCTTTATTCAGCCCCAGTACAACATCACCACACTATCACTAG AGGGAGAGGTGACTACGTATCATTATGGATGGAAGGACTGTGCCACCATCCTCTTCTATTTCTTCATCACTATCATCCTCCATGCTGTAGTTCAGGAGTATCTTCTGGAT AAAGTGAACCGCCGCCTTCACCTGTCCAAGAGCAAAAACACCAAGTTTAATGAGTCAGGTCAGCTGGGTGTGTTCCATTTAGTGTCGAGTGTGTGGAGTTTCTACATCCTCATTACA GAAGGATATCTTCTGCACCCCAGCAGCCTTTGGGAGAACTACCCGCATTTACACCTCAG GTTTCAGGTGAAGTTTTTCTACCTCACTCAGCTGGCCTACTGGCTCCACGCTCTGCCGGAGCTCTACTTCCAGAAAGTACGCAAG GAGGAGATTCCACGTCAGCTGCAGTACATCTGCCTTTATCTGCTGCACATCTCTGTAGCTTATTTGTTAAA TTTGAGCCGTGTGGGTCTGGTGCTCCTTTTTCTCCAGTACGTGTCAGAACTGGGCTTCCACATTGCCAGACTCCTGTACTTCACTGATGAGAATCATCAGAAAAT GTTTGATCTGTGGGCGGTGAGCTTCGTGTTTACACGGATGGCCACTCTGACCCTGATGTTCCTCGCCGTGGGCTTTGGTTTGGCCCGCTGTGAGAACCAGGGGCTGGACATAGAGATGGGGAACTTCAACACTCTTCTGATAAG GATGACAGTTCTACTGGTGGTTTGTTTGACTCAATCTTGGCTCCTCTGGAAGTTTATCCGCTTCCAGCTGAGGCGCTGGCGGGAGTTCAGACACGAACAAGCCGTCCGCAAGAAGGCTACCGCAAAACAACCCGTACGGCAATTAAAGAGGGACACAT TTGGTTATCATGAGAACGGAGTGCTTAAAGCTGAGAATGGCGTCTCACCACGGACAAAGAAGCTCAAATCCCCCTGA
- the efhc1 gene encoding EF-hand domain-containing protein 1 — MSAEWNNGLPFIPGYTFRDLSKTAFHRSQTLGYKNGFILPRRPSVVIGKEVLASEPLTHHDIDKLCFEAPCTVYDKPQYEEFIPAHVALDKKVLRFYGYFLEEILNSPAENYRVRSVTIYYYLEDDSMCIIEPSVENSGLPQGKRIKRQRLPKNEYGNYYNWKDLNLAMDLEVYGSKYRITDCDLFTKEFMESEGIILKEPEKIPEDHYSKRRSIKPILEHVNTSPAKFEKLYRFLHMDSKVLRFYGQWVECDAYQSHTWPVIIHYYLVDDTVDVREVHQRNSGRDPFPLFLSRQKIPKKVKEETFPSIVMEICKDLVEEYYSPKDFQLGQKVKLLSHNFFLYDCDGFTREYYQKNYPDMEMKAVEIPKMEDTSKKTQAIPPYNGFGSLEDSLQNCFSLVPEPPKHNIMKRLVNSNKMLRYTAKLESPYPEDRDRRFILSYHLDTDMISIYETPRRNSGVISGKFLESCHIPKPGSTVDNPVYYTPADFVIGATVEAFGHRFILTNADLYVLKYLESNSDQVPSHTLESLKQTLGAEKASSMPVGQKGGEK; from the exons ATGTCCGCCGAGTGGAATAATGGATTACCATTTATACCTGGATACACATTTCGGGATCTGTCG AAGACAGCCTTCCATCGGTCCCAGACACTCGGCTATAAGAATGGCTTTATTCTGCCTCGTCGTCCTTCTGTGGTCATTGGGAAGGAGGTTCTAGCATCAGAGCCATTAACTCACCACGATATTGATAAACTGTGCTTTGAGGCGCCATGTACTGTATATGATAAGCCACAATATGAAGAATTCATTCCAGCTCATGTGGCACTCGATAAGAAG GTCCTTCGCTTCTATGGATACTTCTTGGAGGAAATCTTGAACTCCCCTGCAGAAAATTACCGTGTTCGCTCCGTGACCATTTACTACTACCTTGAGGATGACAGCATGTGCATCATCGAGCCATCAGTGGAGAACTCTGGGCTACCACAAGGCAAGCGTATCAAACGTCAGCGTTTGCCAAAAAATGAGTATGGGAATTATTACAACTGGAAAGATCTCAACCTTGCTATGGACCTGGAGGTCTATGGGTCCAAGTACCGCATCACAGACTGTGATTTGTTCACTAAG GAATTCATGGAGAGTGAGGGCATCATTTTGAAGGAGCCAGAAAAAATACCAGAAGATCATTACAGCAAACGCCGTAGTATCAAACCAATCCTAGAACATGTCAACACCAGCCCTGCCAAGTTTGAGAAATTATACCGCTTTCTTCATATGGACTCCAAG GTGCTCCGATTCTACGGTCAGTGGGTCGAATGTGATGCTTATCAGAGTCATACCTGGCCTGTTATCATTCACTATTACCTGGTAGACGACACTGTGGATGTAAGAGAGGTTCATCAACGCAATAGTGGCCGCGATCCTTTCCCTCTTTTCCTGAGCCGACAAAAGATACCTAAGAAAGTCAAAGAAG AGACCTTCCCTAGCATTGTGATGGAGATCTGCAAGGACCTTGTAGAGGAGTACTATTCCCCCAAAGACTTCCAGCTGGGTCAAAAGGTGAAGCTCCTGAGCCATAACTTCTTTTTGTACGACTGCGACGGCTTCACTAGAGAATATTACCAGAAGAATTACCCAGACATGGAGATGAAAGCTGTAGAGATACCAAAGATGGAAGATACATCAAAGAAG ACACAGGCGATTCCACCCTACAACGGATTTGGCTCTCTTGAAGACTCTCtccaaaattgtttttctttagttccTGAGCCTCCCAAACATAATATAATGAAGAGATTagtaaacagcaacaaaatgcttCGCTACACTGCCAAGCTG GAATCCCCATACCCTGAAGATAGAGACCGGCGTTTTATACTGTCCTACCACCTGGACACTGACATGATCAGTATTTATGAAACGCCAAGGCGCAACTCTGGCGTTATTAGTGGGAAGTTTCTGGAAAGCTGCCACATTCCCAAGCCAGGCTCCACTGTGGATAATCCTGTGTACTACACACCTGCAGACTTTGTTATTGGAGCCACTGTGGAGG CTTTCGGCCACCGCTTCATTCTGACCAACGCAGACCTCTACGTGCTTAAATACTTGGAGTCCAACTCAGATCAGGTCCCTTCTCACACTCTGGAGTCACTGAAACAAACATTAGGAGCAGAGAAGGCGAGCAGCATGCCAGTGGGGCAAAAAG GTGGAGAAAAATAA